In Aedes albopictus strain Foshan chromosome 3, AalbF5, whole genome shotgun sequence, the genomic window TTCCTCGAAGGAGAGTTTTATGAGCAAATGAATATAAAAGCTTCAAGAAAACAGCTTCTGCCCTTAATCAATGATGTGCTTGATAATATATGCTGATTTGAATTTCCTCTGGTTTCCATTACCCGAAGATATCACAGCCGATAGAAGAACCTTGAAGTACTATCTCAGTCCGAAGCCTTAATTAAAAGTAAATAAAAAGTTTAGAAACTGCAAGAATTTATagcattttaaacatttttaaagacaaggtgtaaatagtggacgTTATCCTCCCTGAACGAAAAATGCTACCGTGAccggtcctaattctgcgcagtccctaattcggcgcactttctcgaatataccacaaaatcacggacggttcgatttggaatttgttacagctgattgaaattgaaaaagtcttagatgcgcagaatatgggccctccacggtacttgtgaggatcacttgaaggTGGGATGAAAGATCATTATTTTTTAATATTCGTGTTTGTGAATTTGTTTTGTTTGCGTTCGTATATTATGCAttcgtttttaaataaaaaaaaaacattttttaagaagAAAATGTTTGTTAATTGTGGGTTATTTAcaaccaaggaattggcatccctatcccaccaatgcaatgttttcgtagccagcataacagcggctcaagcgtagggctcaagctgacaaccaatctttcaacacagcagcataattttaatgcggggtaagaaaacaagaagaccataacagtcccctgtttacaacatacatcggaagtgacgaatatgatagtgcatcattaGCAAATATACTATCcgaggtaaccactaagcactgttctgagcattataaccaCAGTCTgtgggcccacccttcccagctttccgggacgcctgactggggtccgacttgccggcattactgccgaccttcggggttactgcccgcctagccttgcgggcgccgccagacagctcctcacctgacggctgcctcactcgcttctgcgattgcttgtcacGACAAGCAGTCGCACCCGCCGCACTTTTTGAACTGccggcgaaagcgaaggcctcagtctgggtagacttcgtatcccTTGCTTTAGCCGGTCCCGCAGCCGCCACAGCTTTCACGAGTTTTTCGTGATTCTGCTTGGCATCATCAATCGACtttcgaagtcgcaacagggccgtttttgATGGCGGGGACCGATAGCATAGTCACGACGAGTGGACACACAGCGAAGGGGAATCGGACTGAGACCGGCGGAATAATAAACACGCGGAAACTACGGTATAAATGATTTAATAAACGAATAGCGAAAAAGTACACGTTTGCTCTCGGCGAGTTATTGGCGCGAACTGATGTTCGATGGTCGGCAGGGTTGCCGTTTATGCTGCGATGTTCAAGGGGTGCGCGGATGTAGCGGAGGGTAATCATCGCTCTCCACACTCCTCCTCGATGTGCAGCCTCCGCAATCGAAGTTACTCTAATCCAAGGAGACCACAGAAGCGGTCGTGCTTCGTCGGTCCCAACGGTTTTGTCAAAATATCTGCGGTCATCAGCTCAGTCGGACAGTATTCCAGCGCAACTTGATTCTTTTGGCAAagctcctggacgaatttctcccGCGTATCAATATGTTTGGACCTACGACTGGATCTCTCTGTCCGGACGAACGCGAGGCATCCTTGATTGTCCTCCTTGATAGTTGTTGGTTCCGCTTGGCGCTCTCCGAAGTCAGCAAGCAGCTGTCGTAGCCAGATAGCCTCCTGGCAAGCCTCACTGAGCGCCACGTATTCGGCTTCCATGGACGACAGTGTGACGCTTGTCTGTCCACGGCTGGCCCACGAAATGGTAGCTCCTCCGAACTGAAACGCGAACCCAGATGTTGATCGTCGACTTCGCAAATCGCCGGCCCAGTCGGCGTCCGAATATCCCGACAACGGTTCTTCGAACGCACCGCCCAAGCGCAGGCTGCAGCTCTTTGTCTTCTGTAGATAGCGCAGGACACGCTTGGCGGCTGTCCAGTCCGACTCTGTAGGAGCAGCGAACTTCCGCCCGAGAATGGCCGCACTGTTGGCGATATCCGGTCTGGCCACTACGGACAAGTACAGCAGGCTTCCCACGACGCTTCTGAACTTTTCAGGATCTTTCAACGGTTCACTTTGATCTTCGGTCTTCAAATACCCCGGATCCATGGGAGATTTGGCCGGTTTCGCGTCATTCATTCCTGTAGTCTTCAGCAGTTCCTCGATATGGTTTTGTAGACGAATTCTGTATCCTTGTTCATCCCGACGGACTTCCATGCCAAGGAAGTGGCGGACATCTCCTAGACAGGTCAGATCAAATTCTTCACCGAGACTCCGGATCACCTTCTGCAACTCCTATTCATCGGACGAAGCGACGAGCATATCGTCTACGTATACCAGCAGGAACACGCTGGTTGCACCACTCTTCCTCACGTACATACACGGATCGGAACTTGATTGTTTGAATCCCAGTTTCGTTAGCGTATCGTGCAGGCGCTTGTTCCAACAGCGCGCCGATTGGCGCAGCCCGTAGATGCTTTTCTGCAATTTACAGACGAGACTCTCCTGCCCTAGCGCCGCGCAGCCGGGCGGCTGGCGCATGAAGACTTCTTCCTCCAGGACTCCGTTCAGGTAGGCAGTCTTAATATCCAAATGCTTCACTGCCATACCACGCTTGCCCGCAACCGCCAGAAACGTCCTCAACGTCGCATGCCTTGTGACTGGAGCGTACACATCCTCGAAGTCTTCTCCGAACCGCTGTGTGTAACCTTGAGCCACAACTCTGGCTTTGTGCTTCACGATCTTTCCTTCTTCGTCACGTTTCAGCTTGAATACCCACTTGGAGCCTACCAACTTCTTGCCTTTTGGTAACGGTACAAGCACGCAAGTGTGGTTCCGGCGATGCGATTCCAGCTCATCTTCCATCGCGGCTCGCCAATCAGCACTCTCCAAGGCTTCTTTGTAGTTCACGGGTTCCTGAGTAGCGCACGCTGCTGTgcccagggatggcattcaccatttgcaaagagttacattcacttgctactatctcagttcataagcatgctatcaaaaaacaatgtatggatgacttttaccttgtagttttatctgaaagttttccgaatatcataagggtcgcagtcgcatgcttaactcgtgagcgagcagtgaaagcaactctccacgccgtgaatgtaatttacattcacggcgtggagagttgctttcacagctcgctcacgagttaagcatgcgtgtgcgacccttatgatattcggcaaattttcagataaaactacaaggtaaaagtcatccatacattgttttttgatagcatgcttatgaactgagatagtagcaagtgaatgtaactctttgcaaatggtgaatgccatccctggctgTGCCTACCGCATAATCCAGCACATAGTCCTCCAGATGTCGCGGTGCTACACCACGAGTTGCCCGCTGCGGGCGGCGCGCGTGTTCCACATGTACTGGAGCTTCATCCTCGGCGTCTTC contains:
- the LOC134290544 gene encoding uncharacterized protein LOC134290544; this translates as MNDAKPAKSPMDPGYLKTEDQSEPLKDPEKFRSVVGSLLYLSVVARPDIANSAAILGRKFAAPTESDWTAAKRVLRYLQKTKSCSLRLGGAFEEPLSGYSDADWAGDLRSRRSTSGFAFQFGGATISWASRGQTSVTLSSMEAEYVALSEACQEAIWLRQLLADFGERQAEPTTIKEDNQGCLAFVRTERSSRRSKHIDTREKFVQELCQKNQVALEYCPTELMTADILTKPLGPTKHDRFCGLLGLE